From a single Planctellipticum variicoloris genomic region:
- a CDS encoding ExbD/TolR family protein: MAIRFRCSHCNGLLSISSRKAGSLVTCPTCDQETLVPLEDAFEAPVPEVEPDLEFPPAAEPEVEMRSEPEDDIVFGSYDDEPPPAAAEPPVQVSAPVVPAVVTVPIAAASHPAAARPVEREWSDPEEAEQPFQFNSRRLVEEDEEMDLTPMVDVTFLLLIFFMVTASFSLQKSIETPTPQPDQQGAAQSLLNLEDLQGTSILVKIDAANTLTLDDEPWPDLGRLAEALRDKMRREQKTEVIITADSAALHRTVVTVIDAANEAGIQKIRLGSRKG, translated from the coding sequence ATGGCAATCCGGTTTCGCTGCTCACACTGCAACGGTCTGCTCAGCATCAGCAGTCGCAAGGCCGGATCGCTGGTGACGTGTCCGACGTGTGACCAGGAAACTCTCGTGCCGCTGGAGGATGCGTTTGAAGCTCCCGTTCCGGAAGTGGAGCCGGACCTGGAGTTCCCTCCCGCTGCCGAGCCCGAAGTCGAGATGCGGTCGGAACCCGAAGACGACATCGTGTTCGGCTCGTACGACGACGAGCCGCCGCCCGCCGCGGCGGAGCCGCCGGTCCAGGTTTCCGCTCCAGTCGTCCCGGCCGTCGTGACTGTTCCGATTGCCGCTGCATCTCACCCGGCCGCAGCGCGGCCGGTCGAGCGTGAGTGGTCCGACCCCGAAGAAGCGGAGCAACCATTCCAGTTCAACTCGCGGCGTCTGGTCGAAGAGGACGAGGAGATGGATCTCACGCCGATGGTCGACGTGACCTTTCTGCTGCTGATCTTCTTCATGGTGACGGCGTCATTCAGTCTGCAGAAGAGCATCGAGACGCCGACGCCGCAGCCGGATCAGCAGGGGGCGGCCCAGAGCCTGCTGAATCTGGAAGACCTGCAGGGGACGTCGATTCTGGTGAAGATCGACGCCGCCAACACCCTCACGCTCGACGACGAGCCCTGGCCCGATCTGGGGCGGCTTGCGGAGGCGCTTCGAGACAAGATGCGCCGGGAACAGAAAACCGAAGTGATCATCACGGCCGATTCGGCGGCGCTGCACCGTACTGTCGTAACCGTGATCGACGCGGCGAATGAAGCCGGCATCCAGAAAATCCGACTCGGCTCGCGCAAGGGATAG
- a CDS encoding MotA/TolQ/ExbB proton channel family protein: protein MNLTPVLDVIGNLIYALQALTAIQGAFLVILVFRRIAQKRFGTPAASQEFLGEIRQRLKERNYDEAAQICDSPPYWSKASPQLILIALGNRGLPLAKLKQLLGEKFERDVLADLEYRVAWINTVIKTAPMLGLLGTVVGMIAAFGKIASSQKTGVDPSQLADDISFALFTTAIGLMIAIPLVMILASINVRIAKLQDSVQSDVGEFLDDFEATTRKA from the coding sequence ATGAATCTCACGCCCGTTCTCGACGTCATCGGCAATCTGATCTACGCCCTGCAGGCTCTGACGGCCATCCAAGGAGCCTTCCTGGTGATTCTCGTCTTCCGCCGGATCGCTCAGAAACGATTCGGCACTCCCGCGGCCTCGCAGGAGTTCCTGGGGGAGATCCGGCAGCGGCTCAAAGAACGCAACTACGACGAAGCGGCTCAGATCTGCGATTCCCCGCCTTACTGGAGCAAGGCGTCTCCGCAGTTGATTCTCATCGCACTCGGGAATCGGGGTCTTCCGCTCGCGAAGCTCAAACAACTTCTTGGCGAGAAGTTCGAACGCGATGTGCTCGCCGACCTGGAGTACCGCGTCGCCTGGATCAATACCGTGATCAAGACGGCCCCGATGCTCGGGCTGCTTGGTACGGTCGTCGGCATGATCGCCGCCTTCGGCAAAATTGCGTCCAGCCAGAAGACCGGCGTCGACCCTTCCCAGCTTGCTGACGACATCAGTTTCGCCCTGTTCACGACCGCGATCGGGCTGATGATTGCCATTCCGCTGGTGATGATTCTGGCGTCGATTAACGTCCGGATCGCCAAACTGCAGGACTCGGTTCAGAGCGACGTCGGCGAGTTTCTGGACGACTTCGAAGCCACGACGAGGAAGGCCTGA
- a CDS encoding NADPH-dependent assimilatory sulfite reductase hemoprotein subunit, with protein sequence MADEAKRSKAEVLKEESRQLRGPLARELTVLDQHFSGEAESLLKFHGCYQQGNRDERKAKNPDGTPKAKEYRVMVRTRVPGGKVTAKQFLGHLDLCEKYANGTLKITTRQGFQFHGVLKNDLKATIAAINANLLTTLAACGDVNRNVITCPAPFKNNGVRAQMQALAYHLAEHLKPRSTAYHEIWLTDDSGLTENLAEFQPVDEPLYGKAYLPRKFKVAIALPDDNCVDIFANDLGLLAVVEDDRIVGFNVMVGGGMGRTPSAEKTFAAVAQPLAYISPEQVDLVAEAIIKVQRDFGNREDRKVARLKYTIANLGLEAFKAKVEEYYGQPLAPPRPIPILKAEDHMGWHEQGDGNLFVGINISGGRIKDDGDLRIKSFFRAVLGKYGMETRLTCMQAVILCDIPPSEKPVIEQMMRDHGIVPAEELTPVRRFAISCTAFPTCGLAVAESERVLPDVITRLEAELTRLGLERELFAVHITGCPNGCGRPYTPDVGIVGKTLGKYTLFVGGNSIGSRLAFIYKDLVPYEELIPSLVPLLEFFKSDRLPGESFGDFCARQGAEALQASASPAVAAAG encoded by the coding sequence ATGGCTGACGAAGCCAAACGCAGCAAAGCCGAAGTCCTGAAAGAAGAAAGTCGACAGCTCCGCGGCCCGCTCGCCCGCGAACTGACGGTACTCGACCAGCATTTCAGCGGAGAAGCCGAATCCCTGCTCAAGTTTCACGGCTGCTATCAGCAAGGCAACCGCGACGAGCGGAAGGCCAAGAATCCCGACGGGACTCCCAAGGCCAAAGAGTACCGTGTGATGGTCCGTACCCGGGTTCCCGGCGGCAAAGTCACGGCCAAACAGTTCCTGGGGCACCTCGATCTTTGCGAAAAGTACGCCAACGGCACTCTGAAGATCACGACGCGGCAGGGATTTCAGTTTCACGGCGTGCTGAAAAACGACCTCAAGGCGACGATCGCCGCAATTAACGCGAACTTGCTGACGACCCTCGCAGCCTGCGGCGACGTGAACAGGAATGTGATTACCTGCCCGGCGCCGTTCAAGAACAACGGCGTGCGCGCTCAGATGCAGGCCCTGGCTTATCACCTGGCCGAACACCTGAAACCGCGATCGACCGCCTACCACGAAATCTGGCTGACGGACGACAGCGGGCTGACCGAGAACTTGGCCGAGTTCCAGCCGGTCGACGAACCGCTGTACGGCAAAGCCTATCTCCCCCGCAAGTTCAAAGTTGCCATCGCCCTCCCCGACGACAACTGCGTCGACATCTTCGCCAACGACCTCGGCCTCCTCGCCGTCGTCGAGGACGACCGGATCGTCGGCTTCAACGTCATGGTCGGCGGCGGCATGGGCCGCACCCCCAGCGCCGAGAAAACCTTCGCGGCAGTCGCCCAGCCGCTGGCGTACATTTCGCCGGAGCAGGTCGACCTGGTCGCCGAGGCGATCATCAAGGTCCAGCGGGACTTCGGCAACCGGGAAGACCGCAAGGTCGCCCGCCTGAAGTACACCATCGCCAACCTCGGGCTGGAGGCGTTCAAGGCCAAGGTCGAGGAATACTACGGCCAGCCGCTCGCCCCCCCGCGCCCGATCCCGATCCTCAAGGCCGAGGACCATATGGGGTGGCACGAGCAGGGGGATGGGAATCTGTTTGTCGGCATCAACATCTCCGGCGGCCGCATCAAGGACGACGGCGATCTGCGGATCAAGTCGTTCTTCCGCGCGGTGCTGGGGAAATACGGCATGGAGACCCGGCTGACCTGTATGCAGGCGGTGATTCTCTGCGACATTCCGCCGAGCGAAAAGCCGGTCATCGAGCAGATGATGCGCGATCACGGGATCGTGCCGGCGGAGGAATTGACGCCGGTCCGCCGCTTTGCGATCTCCTGCACCGCGTTTCCTACCTGCGGTCTTGCCGTGGCGGAATCGGAGCGGGTGCTTCCGGACGTGATCACCCGGCTGGAGGCGGAGTTGACCCGGCTGGGGCTGGAGCGGGAGTTGTTCGCCGTCCACATCACCGGCTGCCCGAACGGCTGCGGCCGGCCCTACACCCCCGACGTGGGGATCGTGGGCAAGACGCTGGGGAAATATACGCTGTTCGTAGGGGGGAACTCGATCGGCTCGCGGCTGGCATTTATCTACAAGGATCTGGTTCCTTACGAAGAGCTGATTCCGTCGCTGGTCCCGCTGCTGGAATTCTTCAAATCGGACCGGCTGCCGGGCGAATCGTTCGGCGACTTCTGCGCCCGTCAGGGGGCTGAAGCCCTTCAGGCGTCCGCCAGTCCTGCGGTTGCCGCTGCGGGCTGA
- a CDS encoding PQQ-binding-like beta-propeller repeat protein, protein MAFLEILRPGQPSQRQELSRSEPVLVGRLEYSTIRIDENDVAPIVCRIGWSKSGFEATSANPQGVSVNGHLVAQARLSTGDLIQVGTCTLVFQAEQPAAYPAAAPVHKEPAKAPREPRVAEPPAREARHSPKARPAPVLDDGPDVPESVELPALAENPRFQGSRINTARGADLPAKLKVKNVRSARPGEQDALRSPLVLGLGGGALVLLLATAAIWFLMGREVANRLYDRGVTALGDGQFAQAIQAFDQFVERYPRNGLVSKAMIGSGKARILQEIGGAAPSWERGLEQLQEFVKQNRNSPEFSELEPTICEYAEQIAVGAAKTAEATRDEQPLAWSADAQLLLERHSDPQQPPVTSLERIRVATDQARRAIVKQQSLDTALAAMTAAIEAKKPLDALRARAELLQRYPDLATQGAVQQHVKTALEQELSTVAELAEPIAAIPAVADPSPQPLVPTPLARARTDEASEGRRVLVVSKGVLYAVDSITGEPAWRRNLGDRAVFFPIRVPGGARGIIAYFQIDQSVRLLREEDGLDVWRQELHSQPTDAPLIHGGQVYLPLEDRRLARIEIDSGRLSGALTLSQRPVTTPCLSRDEATLFVPGEHSLIYAISLNPFAAVSLTFTQHASGSVVVPPLALGRLLLLCENDRESSGRLRLWNADEPRQPLSELKGVSLNGVVRDPPVVRGPQLVVPLTNGRLEAFAVRDDPERPGLVPIAGYQVPGTGTVPMQLSLGPDGQFWLASNAFRKFQLTSDSIGMDQNAVATGLATQPLQSVGDDLFVARRPLWASGVQLSRVDRDQLSSPWRITLGAGPLAVLPTASGLTMLTENGEAVSISAERLRQGGLDPRGSRDIEWPVAPARPLLATTLPDGRCAVLVPGHDSQSIAVVSPAGIVDASLIPPAPLDVAPAPLEGGLILPLAGSLAWRPLRGTDPPPQDFILPITGDVSRHWTHVTALNETTVLACDDSGECRAIEWKRGDLSHLAERAILSLAEPLALPPVGCQGQWFLADRSGRVIRVSEDLLELQAERGFEAGVSMLATVEGIALAQSTSGTLHSLPIEGDSLASLWSAELGPIALLSAAVVQGEQLVLAGTRGDVLLLNRATGAEIRRLKLPQRLSRLISTAAGPVAIAADGSLYLLTVPPGGQP, encoded by the coding sequence ATGGCATTCCTCGAAATCCTCCGACCGGGCCAGCCGTCGCAACGACAGGAACTGTCGCGCAGCGAACCCGTCCTGGTCGGCCGACTGGAATACAGCACAATCCGCATTGACGAAAACGACGTTGCGCCGATCGTCTGCCGCATCGGCTGGAGCAAGTCCGGATTTGAGGCGACTTCGGCGAATCCGCAGGGTGTCAGCGTCAACGGGCACCTCGTCGCGCAGGCTCGCCTGTCGACGGGCGACCTGATTCAGGTCGGGACCTGCACGCTGGTTTTCCAGGCGGAACAACCGGCGGCATACCCGGCGGCGGCGCCGGTTCACAAAGAGCCGGCGAAAGCGCCGCGCGAGCCCAGGGTGGCGGAGCCGCCGGCGCGCGAAGCGCGTCACAGCCCGAAAGCCCGCCCCGCCCCTGTTCTGGACGACGGTCCCGATGTTCCCGAATCGGTCGAACTGCCGGCGCTCGCCGAGAATCCTCGCTTCCAGGGTTCGCGCATCAACACGGCGCGCGGCGCCGATCTGCCGGCCAAGCTCAAAGTCAAGAACGTCCGGTCCGCCAGGCCGGGGGAACAGGACGCTCTGCGGTCGCCCCTCGTGCTGGGGCTCGGCGGCGGCGCACTCGTGCTGCTGCTCGCCACGGCGGCCATCTGGTTTTTGATGGGCCGTGAAGTCGCCAACCGACTCTACGATCGCGGCGTGACGGCGCTGGGAGACGGTCAGTTTGCGCAGGCCATCCAGGCTTTCGACCAGTTTGTCGAACGTTACCCGCGAAACGGGCTGGTTTCGAAGGCCATGATCGGCTCGGGTAAGGCCCGGATTCTGCAGGAGATCGGCGGCGCGGCGCCGAGCTGGGAACGGGGGCTCGAACAACTTCAGGAATTCGTCAAACAGAATCGGAACTCACCCGAGTTTTCCGAGCTGGAACCGACGATTTGCGAGTACGCCGAGCAGATCGCTGTCGGCGCCGCCAAAACCGCGGAAGCCACACGCGACGAGCAGCCCCTTGCCTGGTCTGCCGATGCGCAATTGCTGTTGGAAAGGCACTCCGATCCGCAGCAGCCGCCCGTCACTTCACTGGAACGGATTCGAGTCGCCACTGACCAGGCGCGCCGGGCCATTGTCAAACAGCAGAGTCTCGACACGGCGCTGGCGGCGATGACCGCCGCGATCGAGGCGAAGAAGCCGCTCGATGCATTGCGCGCCCGCGCCGAGCTGCTCCAGCGCTATCCTGACCTGGCGACTCAGGGGGCGGTCCAGCAGCATGTGAAGACGGCTCTCGAGCAGGAGCTGTCGACCGTTGCGGAACTGGCCGAACCGATCGCCGCAATACCCGCCGTCGCGGATCCGTCGCCTCAACCGCTCGTCCCGACTCCGCTGGCTCGCGCTCGCACCGACGAAGCTTCGGAAGGTCGCCGAGTTCTCGTGGTGTCGAAAGGGGTTCTGTATGCCGTCGACTCCATCACGGGCGAGCCTGCCTGGCGGCGCAATCTGGGTGATCGCGCGGTTTTCTTTCCGATCCGCGTCCCCGGCGGAGCTCGGGGGATCATTGCCTACTTTCAGATCGATCAGTCCGTGCGGCTGCTCCGCGAAGAGGACGGCCTGGATGTCTGGCGCCAGGAACTTCATTCGCAGCCGACGGACGCGCCGCTGATCCACGGCGGACAGGTTTACCTGCCGCTGGAGGACCGTCGGCTGGCCCGGATTGAAATCGACTCCGGCCGCCTCTCCGGAGCGCTGACGCTTTCACAACGTCCGGTGACGACTCCCTGCCTGTCCCGCGACGAAGCGACGCTGTTCGTCCCAGGGGAGCATTCGTTGATCTATGCGATCTCTCTCAACCCGTTTGCGGCGGTCTCATTGACCTTTACGCAACATGCTTCGGGCAGCGTGGTGGTTCCGCCCCTTGCGCTCGGTCGACTTCTGCTGCTGTGCGAAAACGATCGGGAAAGCTCCGGCAGACTCCGGCTCTGGAACGCCGACGAACCCCGCCAGCCGCTGTCGGAACTCAAAGGGGTTTCGCTGAACGGCGTCGTCCGGGATCCGCCTGTCGTGCGCGGCCCGCAGCTCGTCGTCCCCCTGACGAATGGACGTCTCGAAGCCTTTGCCGTCCGCGACGACCCGGAGCGGCCGGGGCTCGTTCCCATCGCCGGCTACCAGGTCCCCGGAACGGGAACCGTGCCGATGCAGTTGTCACTGGGGCCTGATGGACAGTTCTGGCTGGCCAGTAACGCCTTCCGCAAGTTTCAGCTCACATCCGACAGCATCGGCATGGATCAGAATGCGGTCGCCACTGGACTGGCGACGCAGCCGTTGCAGTCGGTCGGCGACGATCTGTTCGTCGCCCGTCGGCCGCTGTGGGCGAGCGGAGTGCAACTGTCGCGCGTCGATCGGGATCAGCTCAGCAGCCCCTGGCGGATTACGCTTGGCGCGGGGCCCCTGGCGGTTCTTCCGACTGCTTCCGGACTGACGATGCTCACGGAAAATGGAGAAGCCGTGTCCATCTCCGCCGAGCGACTGCGTCAGGGAGGACTCGATCCGCGCGGGTCGCGCGACATCGAGTGGCCCGTGGCCCCGGCCCGTCCGTTGCTGGCGACGACACTGCCGGATGGCCGCTGCGCCGTCCTCGTCCCCGGTCACGATTCCCAGTCGATCGCGGTGGTCAGCCCGGCCGGTATTGTCGATGCGAGTCTCATTCCCCCTGCACCGCTCGATGTGGCGCCCGCTCCGCTGGAGGGTGGATTGATTCTGCCCCTGGCCGGCAGCCTGGCCTGGCGCCCGTTGCGTGGCACCGACCCGCCGCCTCAGGATTTTATCCTTCCGATCACGGGGGACGTCTCAAGACACTGGACTCACGTCACGGCTTTGAATGAAACGACGGTGCTTGCGTGCGACGATTCCGGCGAATGCCGGGCCATCGAGTGGAAGCGGGGGGACCTTTCCCACCTGGCGGAACGTGCGATTCTCAGTCTGGCGGAGCCGCTGGCGCTGCCTCCCGTCGGCTGCCAGGGGCAATGGTTCCTCGCCGACCGATCGGGGCGGGTGATCCGCGTGTCGGAAGATCTCCTCGAACTGCAGGCGGAACGCGGGTTTGAAGCGGGGGTCTCCATGCTCGCCACTGTCGAGGGGATCGCCCTCGCCCAGTCGACTTCCGGAACCCTGCACTCGCTGCCGATCGAAGGCGATTCGCTCGCGTCGCTGTGGAGCGCGGAGCTCGGGCCGATCGCACTCCTGTCTGCGGCCGTCGTCCAGGGAGAGCAGCTTGTCCTCGCGGGGACCCGCGGCGACGTCCTGCTGCTCAATCGCGCGACGGGGGCGGAAATCCGCCGGCTCAAACTTCCCCAGCGACTGTCGCGACTGATTTCGACTGCGGCAGGCCCCGTGGCGATCGCGGCCGACGGAAGTCTGTACCTCCTGACTGTTCCGCCGGGAGGTCAGCCATGA
- a CDS encoding ABC transporter substrate-binding protein, which produces MIAGCSRSFPLTARRLTACLCLLLAGLCGAAGAQEEVEPPLPKFEDLQVPEYEALLSGRPVDWFVLTTEQKVLFVEPVQPRPGTLTDLATKYEASFKWPKPRNKDEQREQTEKRALLQRLRISLWDAPGESEYLIETRVIERIIYFEDLILQRVQLLLDQNDTLRAYELLTLIDRRQRGWPESDKAIQRFHYVEAGVQLTNDRPEDALRSLEALLAMNPQYEGMSERAGEAVNILVQRAVDASDFRGARHYLARLARFRPEHSVYLRWKQELLSRTQSEMQIASMLARDDPRAAAHRIDAAARIWPDTPGLRELHRSLLEAAQFLKVGVLTFAGDSPAYPFPTRADLRSRSLTELRLFEPGRIDESGVRYRSGICEEWEPTDLGRELRLNVAARRALWESRPGISALEIQQTLQRRLDPASPDFDERIAALVTGVEARSPWEVVISFRTPPLRPESLLALPLLAPPGDSDLAADLTPGARRALGRGNASLAARFQLERRDDDDQSLLRVREPNGKSKQRYLTDLDEHRYESWERSLQALLRGDADILPYARLADAKLLQSDGRFFTVPAAIPETHLLQINPESAALKNGPLRRALLAAIPREQLLRDVVLKDADPAWGRLTTAPFPISSFAYNRVLAQPVYDPLLAASLLLTARKELGLETVRLRLAHPGDDDIRRLCDELILAWKRVGIEVELVDPRGKPGEPPWDLAFRTLQLADPAAELWPLVTGAERTEIASLAPLPDRLRQSLLGLEQAGDWTTATNLIQQLQVDMLAEARWIPLWEVEQFWIARRRLGGVPSPLLNPYHNAEKWIVQSWFPQETP; this is translated from the coding sequence ATGATTGCCGGTTGTTCGAGATCCTTTCCACTAACGGCACGGCGGCTGACGGCGTGTCTGTGCCTGTTGCTGGCCGGCCTTTGCGGCGCGGCCGGAGCGCAGGAGGAGGTCGAACCGCCGCTGCCGAAGTTCGAGGATCTGCAGGTTCCCGAGTATGAGGCGCTGCTGAGCGGACGTCCGGTCGACTGGTTCGTGCTGACGACGGAGCAGAAAGTTCTGTTTGTCGAGCCGGTGCAGCCTCGTCCGGGAACGCTGACCGATCTGGCGACCAAGTACGAGGCCAGTTTCAAGTGGCCGAAACCCCGCAACAAGGACGAGCAGCGGGAGCAGACCGAAAAGCGCGCGCTGCTGCAGCGGCTGCGAATTTCGCTCTGGGATGCACCGGGTGAGAGCGAATACCTGATCGAAACGCGGGTGATCGAGCGGATCATCTACTTCGAAGATCTGATTCTGCAGCGAGTTCAACTTCTCCTCGATCAGAATGACACTCTGAGAGCCTACGAACTGCTGACCCTCATCGACCGCAGGCAGCGGGGCTGGCCGGAGTCGGACAAGGCCATTCAACGGTTTCACTACGTGGAAGCCGGGGTGCAACTGACCAACGATCGTCCCGAGGACGCTTTGCGATCGCTGGAAGCGCTCCTGGCGATGAATCCGCAGTACGAGGGGATGTCCGAACGGGCTGGCGAGGCCGTCAACATCCTGGTTCAGCGCGCCGTCGACGCGAGCGATTTTCGAGGCGCCCGACATTACCTGGCGCGACTGGCGCGATTCCGTCCGGAGCATTCGGTGTACTTGCGCTGGAAGCAGGAGCTGCTGTCCCGCACGCAATCCGAGATGCAGATCGCTTCGATGCTCGCGCGGGATGATCCGCGGGCCGCCGCCCATCGCATTGATGCCGCCGCACGGATCTGGCCGGACACGCCCGGGCTTCGCGAGCTTCACCGCAGCCTGCTGGAGGCGGCGCAGTTTCTCAAAGTCGGCGTTCTGACGTTCGCGGGCGACAGCCCGGCTTATCCGTTTCCGACGCGTGCCGACCTGCGAAGTCGTTCTCTCACCGAGTTGCGGCTGTTTGAACCGGGGCGAATTGATGAATCGGGCGTACGCTACCGGAGCGGGATCTGCGAAGAATGGGAGCCGACCGACCTCGGACGCGAGCTTCGTCTGAACGTGGCGGCGCGACGCGCCCTCTGGGAGTCGCGTCCGGGAATTTCCGCTCTCGAAATCCAGCAGACACTGCAGCGCCGACTCGATCCGGCCAGTCCGGATTTCGACGAACGGATTGCGGCGCTGGTCACCGGGGTAGAGGCCCGTTCGCCTTGGGAAGTGGTCATCAGCTTCCGGACGCCTCCGTTGCGGCCGGAGTCGCTGCTGGCTTTGCCGCTGCTGGCCCCTCCGGGGGACTCGGACCTGGCTGCGGATCTGACTCCCGGCGCCCGGCGCGCCCTGGGGCGCGGAAATGCGTCGCTCGCGGCCCGTTTCCAGCTCGAACGGCGGGATGACGACGATCAGTCCCTGCTGCGCGTGCGGGAGCCGAACGGGAAGTCGAAGCAGCGGTATCTGACGGATCTCGACGAACATCGGTACGAGTCCTGGGAGCGATCGCTGCAGGCGCTGCTGCGGGGCGACGCCGATATCCTGCCCTATGCCCGGCTGGCTGATGCGAAACTGCTGCAGTCCGACGGGCGATTCTTCACCGTTCCCGCCGCGATTCCCGAAACGCATCTGCTGCAGATCAATCCGGAAAGCGCTGCACTGAAGAACGGCCCCCTGCGGCGGGCGCTCCTCGCGGCGATCCCTCGCGAGCAATTGCTGCGGGACGTGGTTCTGAAGGACGCCGATCCCGCCTGGGGGCGGCTGACGACGGCCCCGTTCCCGATCAGCAGCTTTGCCTACAATCGCGTTCTCGCCCAGCCGGTCTACGACCCGCTGCTGGCGGCATCCCTGCTCCTGACCGCCAGGAAGGAGCTGGGACTGGAAACGGTTCGACTGCGTCTGGCGCATCCGGGAGACGACGACATCCGCCGGCTCTGCGACGAACTGATTCTTGCCTGGAAGCGGGTGGGGATTGAGGTCGAGCTGGTCGATCCTCGCGGCAAGCCTGGCGAGCCCCCGTGGGATCTGGCGTTTCGAACGCTGCAGCTTGCCGATCCGGCGGCCGAGCTCTGGCCGCTCGTGACCGGGGCCGAACGGACGGAGATCGCCAGTCTCGCTCCGCTTCCAGACCGACTGCGGCAGAGTCTGCTCGGCCTCGAACAGGCCGGCGACTGGACGACGGCCACAAATCTGATCCAGCAACTGCAGGTCGACATGCTGGCGGAGGCCCGCTGGATTCCTCTATGGGAAGTCGAGCAGTTCTGGATCGCGCGTCGCCGGCTGGGAGGTGTCCCGTCGCCGCTGCTGAATCCCTATCACAATGCGGAGAAGTGGATTGTGCAGTCGTGGTTTCCGCAGGAGACGCCCTGA
- a CDS encoding ExbD/TolR family protein, whose product MAARHRMFADVEASGWKRTRRVTTGDMDITPMIDVVFLLLIFFMVASTMQGTPEIDVPPAAHSLGVEANNAVVVTIFAASARGAERIVLGDGAGDEGSLDDVKRYVADAARAGKTNVVLKAEGDVPHGVVNQLSRAIGEVEGVKLYVGVGDQPSR is encoded by the coding sequence ATGGCGGCCCGCCATCGCATGTTTGCCGACGTCGAAGCCTCGGGCTGGAAGCGGACCCGCCGGGTGACGACGGGCGACATGGACATCACGCCGATGATCGACGTGGTATTCCTGCTACTCATCTTCTTCATGGTTGCTTCGACGATGCAGGGGACGCCGGAAATCGACGTGCCTCCCGCCGCCCACAGTCTGGGGGTGGAAGCCAATAATGCCGTGGTGGTCACGATCTTCGCCGCCTCGGCGCGCGGCGCGGAGCGGATTGTGCTGGGCGATGGCGCCGGGGACGAAGGGAGCCTGGACGATGTCAAACGCTACGTGGCGGACGCCGCTCGCGCCGGCAAGACGAACGTGGTGCTCAAGGCTGAAGGAGACGTTCCGCACGGAGTCGTGAATCAGCTTTCTCGCGCGATCGGCGAAGTCGAAGGGGTCAAACTGTACGTCGGCGTCGGAGATCAGCCATCGCGCTGA